A window of Bos taurus isolate L1 Dominette 01449 registration number 42190680 breed Hereford chromosome 19, ARS-UCD2.0, whole genome shotgun sequence contains these coding sequences:
- the BAHCC1 gene encoding BAH and coiled-coil domain-containing protein 1 isoform X3 has product MEHKGQGAPDDPHLWPRLQEGVYLQRSSSEGRDNFYLRNLPPQPTLLPANHNFPSVARAAPGHPMGSCSRDRGEASHLQKGTKEFDRFLMGKEKAGKAVEGKERPAAEEDVARGRHKLVLPVPGDSHCKEGSMARGACEGRPKHLASCLLNTKVLDGELGRSALASCAGAVLGRPGVGVPASGRCAKEAAGPAEPGPAFSECLERRQMLHHAVSYTVPSGLPAGPPPPLSTAAAGPFPCLQLHGGPDGLCPLQDKVPRDLKASGPTFVPSVGHLADKSRPFQAAEACAVVGESKDRHLEVAAAPDHAAPYGVSYAHLKAEGKGERRSGSFEAALNPRLKGLEYLDSAGPEAPFPGLPKAGLDKSGYFELPAPSQDCARPNHQDPLGGKVTQACCTLDKAASKETPVGAPGAQKVARIRHQQHLVAPEVEPGGSGAEAKRKSLELASLGYGGPPPPPWNVQSGQGATMAIGEERKAGTYLDPFGGTLQQAALLPQDLPTPPDEVSAMKNLLKYSNQALVIGQKAPFVGLGGLKASCAQQDGKFPASKGAGQAPGEVERPDCARSREHDATHSDGEVRQPPVGIAVALARQKDTVSRSESAYGANTGRQGRAAPTFKAGGGPRSAHPLDLEAEEERARLCEDRLGLAGRELLLQDNKDLVEFARIHPSGGCPGDLAPHLMITGGSSLQSSQLAGDPAPHPHPAHPPWLPRTRSPSLWMGGHSYGLGHPALHQNLPPGFPASVPGSMPPVFPLSQETPTQLVILPSEPTPHTAPHALADVMDQASLWPPMYGGRGPASHMQHPGQLPVYSRSQFLRQQELYALQQQQQQQQQQRATQALELQRASQFQQKPEDHHLEPEEPAQEKALKSTHKPVALTPTAKGTPSPATAGPAKLSPCCHSPAPKPPPASCPTPPPHPGAPCTLSVCPTGSSGLGSKLPGTEDKSGEGQRPRADLNTLEPDLPPGYTCPAAASSGFSLPRSVHSSDLSDPETMQTAPLGPQPELARTFPPGELCLRSPQKLEEPGLPSGTREATQDLATMPHPAERGPPGKAADPSPLEGLRELRCGALLEGGGPEASGQADSTQGGGAQEARTTEEGREEGELGPSLGAGPQAVEQPARSLGALDQAELGKQQAPTEAEAEEVAEFEEAELEEEEEEQDWGSTPDNSQLPRELPGLDALVAATINLGDLPGIGPLDSPPPAVPGPPRTAPLPRSSGIHGIALLSELADLEIQQQRTEPALQEEEEVLAFNLQRLATLASAWSLVEAANLDSPASSAQPPTADPCRAPTLTPRMQILRRKDTWTPKTKPVCPLKAAIDRLDTQEVEMRVQLAELQRRYKEKQRELARLQRRHDHERDESSRSPARRGPGRPRKRKYSSLLPALRPSDSKKVKAVRSSLSLLCAELRGGDDEPSKKRGRLEKGTYVGLQPASVEKVRCKKSSSQGDLASAVAHKVAQLKPKVKSKGLPTGLSPFRRKEATSGGRIRKKLSRAKNAKASGAARHPQPDGGIGGREAPKFPAQPAVAAAREADSGSDSENCDGLLETEEPPKEPGLVLHAGARMAVLGPSPSSVVKMEANQKAKKKKERQSLLGACRLSSPESEVKVKRRTVKTKVGSKLERAPGRRPPGGPGKKRPKAKGGLRAEPGAAPGREALCGPARAFTCHEEGSRLASERLKRATRKSTVLQPGLRRKNGALSIALSPRNAKAILGRGRKVGKVKTKAVGKQGKGRAVSRLLESFAVEDDFEFEDSSCLSEDEEEEEASGPLSAEQSAALARSCTIHKEDLQDGLPVLIPKEDSLLYAGSVRTLQPPDIYSIVIEGERGNRQRIYSLEQLLQEAVLDVRPQSSRYLPPGTRVCAYWSQKSRCLYPGNVVRGASSDEEEDLDSVVVEFDDGDTGHIAVSNIRLLPPDFKIQCTEPSPALLVSSSCRRTKKSSCEAPPPSEATAPSLSPKAHDGSEASKTSGKKSTGKDKAGKAELLTSGAKPPAGASDHFLGRRGSPLLSWSAVAQTKRKAVAAAGSKGPGMLQNLFQLNGSAKKLRAREALFPMHSVAPPVFGNGFRADSFSSLASSYTPFVGGAGPGLPGGAHKLLRAKKAEAEKGGRRRAGSEFLVKLDHEGVTSPKSKNCKALHAGDKDSGPRPGRPLPSPSYGHPALMGKDRKGRAPVHPLSMGLALRKFAGQAEYPLPCDSDCHSSYSDEEEDGPGLAPGVPSRFLARLSVSSSSSGSSTSSSSGSLSTSSLCSSDDEGSSYTSDEEDPTLLLQTCLTHPVPALLAQPEALRSKGGGPHPHAQRCFLSRAAVASGGAGAGPSGNRPRLKRKEALSFSKAKELSRRQRLPSVENRPKISAFLPARQLWKWSGNPTQRRGMKGKARKLFYKAIVRGKETLRIGDCAVFLSAGRPNLPYIGRIESMWESWGSNMVVKVKWFYHPEETKLGKRQSDGKNALYQSCHEDENDVQTISHKCQVVGREQYEQMTRSRKYQDRRDLYYLAGTYDPTTGRLVTADGVPILC; this is encoded by the exons ATAACTTCTACCTGCGCAACCTGCCCCCCCAGCCCACGCTTCTGCCCGCCAACCACAACTTCCCCAGTGTGGCCCGGGCTGCCCCCGGCCACCCCATGGGCTCCTGCAGCCGCGACCGGGGCGAGGCCAGCCACCTGCAGAAGGGCACCAAGGAGTTTGACCGCTTCCTCATGGGCAAAGAGAAAGCCGGCAAGGCGGTGGAGGGCAAGGAGCGGCCGGCAGCGGAGGAGGACGTCGCCCGGGGGCGGCACAAGCTGGTGCTGCCCGTGCCAGGGGACTCTCATTGCAAGGAGGGCAGCATGGCCCGGGGAGCTTGTGAAGGCCGCCCCAAGCACCTGGCCTCCTGCCTTCTCAACACCAAGGTGCTCGACGGCGAGCTGGGCCGATCTGCGCTGGCCAGCTGCGCGGGGGCCGTGCTGGGGCGGCCGGGTGTGGGCGTGCCGGCCTCTGGACGCTGCGCCAAGGAGGCGGCGGGCCCCGCAGAGCCCGGGCCAGCCTTCAGCGAGTGCCTGGAGCGGAGGCAGATGCTGCACCACGCCGTGTCGTACACAGTGCCGTCCGGCCTGCCCGCAGGGCCGCCCCCTCCCCTCAGCACGGCCGCAGCCGGCCCCTTCCCCTGCCTGCAGCTGCATGGGGGCCCGGATGGGCTCTGCCCCTTGCAGGACAAAGTCCCCCGGGACCTGAAGGCCAGCGGGCCCACCTTCGTGCCTTCCGTGGGACACCTGGCCGACAAGAGCCGCCCCTTTCAGGCGGCCGAGGCCTGTGCCGTGGTGGGTGAGAGCAAGGACCGGCACCTGGAGGTGGCTGCCGCACCTGACCATGCTGCGCCTTACGGGGTCTCCTATGCCCACCTGAAGGCCGAGGGCAAGGGTGAGCGGCGGTCCGGGAGCTTCGAGGCAGCCCTCAACCCCCGACTGAAGGGCCTGGAGTACCTGGATAGTGCCGGCCCCGAGGCCCCCTTCCCCGGGCTCCCCAAAGCGGGTCTGGACAAAAGCGGCTACTTTGAGTTGCCTGCTCCCTCGCAAGACTGCGCCCGGCCTAATCACCAGGACCCACTGGGCGGGAAGGTCACCCAGGCCTGCTGCACTTTAGACAAGGCTGCCAGCAAGGAGACTCCTGTGGGTGCCCCCGGGGCCCAGAAGGTGGCTCGCATCCGGCATCAGCAGCACTTGGTGGCCCCTGAGGTAGAACCGGGGGGCAGCGGGGCTGAGGCCAAGCGCAAGTCTCTGGAGCTGGCGTCTCTGGGCTATGGcgggccgcccccgcccccgtgGAATGTCCAGTCAGGCCAGGGGGCCACCATGGCCATTGGCGAGGAGCGCAAGGCAGGCACCTATCTGGACCCCTTTGGTGGCACCCTGCAGCAGGCTGCCCTCCTGCCACAGGACCTGCCCACCCCGCCCGACGAGGTCTCGGCCATGAAGAACCTGCTCAAGTACAGCAACCAAGCTCTGGTCATTGGCCAGAAGGCGCCCTTCGTGGGCCTCGGGGGCCTGAAGGCCAGCTGTGCCCAGCAGGACGGGAAGTTCCCAGCCTCCAAGGGTGCAGGCCAGGCCCCGGGCGAGGTGGAAAGGCCCGACTGTGCCCGAAGCCGGGAGCATGATGCCACCCACAGTGATGGGGAGGTGCGGCAGCCGCCCGTGGGCATTGCGGTAGCCTTGGCCAGGCAGAAGGACACGGTGAGCCGGTCGGAGTCAGCCTACGGTGCCAACACAGGGCGGCAGGGCCGGGCAGCCCCCACCTTCAAAG CTGGCGGTGGGCCCCGCTCCGCCCACCCGCTGGACCTGGAGGCCGAGGAGGAGAGGGCCCGCCTGTGTGAGGACCGCCTGGGGCTCGCCGGCCGTGAACTGCTGCTGCA GGACAACAAGGACCTTGTGGAATTCGCCCGGATCCACCCATCAGGCGGCTGTCCCGGGGACCTGGCCCCCCATCTCATGATCACCGGGGGATCCTCCCTGCAGAGCAGCCAGCTGGCCGGGGACCcggccccccatccccaccctgcccaccctcccTGGCTGCCCCGCACCCGCAGCCCCTCCTTGTGGATGGGAGGACATTCCTACG GCCTTGGGCACCCTGCCCTGCACCAGAATCTGCCCCCCGGCTTCCCTGCATCCGTGCCCGGCTCCATGCCCCCCGTCTTCCCCCTCTCCCAGGAAACCCCCACACAACTAGTCATCCTGCCCTCTGAGCCCACACCCCACACGGCCCCCCATGCGCTTG CTGATGTCATGGACCAGGCTTCGCTGTGGCCCCCCATGTACGGGGGTCGGGGCCCCGCCTCCCACATGCAGCACCCGGGCCAGCTCCCCGTCTACTCGCGGTCCCAGTTCCTGCGGCAACAGGAGCTGTATGCCctgcagcagcaacaacagcagcagcagcagcagcgggccACTCAGGCCCTGGAGCTGCAGCGGGCCAGCCAATTCCAG CAGAAGCCTGAGGACCACCACCTGGAGCCGGAGGAGCCCGCCCAGGAGAAGGCCTTGAAGTCCACCCACAAGCCAGTTGCCTTAACCCCCACGGCCAAGGGCACCCCCTCACCCGCCACCGCAGGCCCTGCCAAGCTGTCACCCTGCTGCCACTCTCCCGCCCCGAAGCCCCCCCCTGCCAGCTGCCCTACACCACCACCGCATCCTGGCGCCCCGTGCACTTTATCCGTCTGCCCCACTGGCAGCTCTGGGCTAGGCTCCAAGCTGCCCGGCACCGAAGACAAGAGTGGGGAGGGCCAGCGCCCCAGAGCCGACCTCAACACGTTGGAACCAG ACCTGCCTCCCGGATACACGTGCCCCGCGGCGGCCAGCTCGGGCTTCTCCCTGCCCCGCAGCGTGCACTCATCTGACCTCTCGGACCCCGAAACTATGCAAACCGCCCCCCTGGGGCCCCAGCCTGAGCTGGCCAGGACGTTCCCGCCTGGGGAGCTCTGCCTCCGCAGCCCCCAGAAACTGGAGGAGCCTGGGCTGCCCTCAGGGACCAGGGAGGCCACCCAGGACCTTGCCACCATGCCCCACCCTGCCGAGCGGGGACCCCCGGGGAAGGCAGCAGACCCCAGTCCACTGGAGGGGCTGCGAGAACTGCGGTGCGGGGCTCTCCTCGAGGGAGGGGGCCCTGAGGCCTCTGGCCAGGCTGATTCTACTCAGGGAGGAGGGGCCCAAGAGGCAAGGACCACGGAGgaggggcgggaggagggagAGCTGGGGCCCTCGTTGGGGGCCGGTCCCCAGGCCGTGGAGCAGCCGGCGAGGAGCCTGGGCGCCCTGGATCAGGCCGAGCTGGGCAAACAGCAAGCCCCTACAGAAGCAGAGGCGGAGGAGGTGGCCGAGTTCGAGGAAGCCGAGctagaagaggaggaagaggagcaggaCTGGGGTTCAACTCCTGACAACAGCCAGCTGCCCAGGGAGCTGCCCGGGCTGGACGCTCTGGTGGCAGCCACCATCAACCTGGGGGACCTGCCTGGCATCGGCCCACTGGACTCTCCGCCCCCCGCTGTCCCTGGGCCACCCAGAACAGCTCCCCTGCCCCGTAGCTCAGGGATTCATGGAATTGCCCTGCTCAGCGAGCTGGCCGACCTGGAGATCCAGCAGCAGAGGACTGAGCCAGCCCTGCAAG aggaggaggaggtgctggCCTTCAACCTGCAGCGCCTGGCCACTCTGGCCTCAGCCTGGTCCCTGGTCGAAGCCGCTAACCTGGACAGCCCCGCCTCCTCGGCCCAGCCCCCCACTGCTGACCCCTGCAGggctcccaccctcaccccccgCATGCAGATCCTGCGGCGCAAGGACACCTGGACCCCCAAGACCAAGCCT GTGTGCCCACTGAAGGCTGCCATCGATCGGCTGGACACGCAGGAGGTAGAGATGCGCGTGCAGCTGGCGGAGCTGCAAAGGCGCTACAAGGAGAAGCAGCGGGAGCTGGCCCGGCTGCAGCGCAGGCACGACCATGA GAGAGACGAGAGCTCGAGGAGCCCTGCCAGGCGAGGGCCTGGCCGGCCACGGAAGCGCAAATACTCCAGTTTGCTGCCTGCCCTGCGCCCCAGTGACAGCAAGAAAGTCAA GGCAGTGCGGTCTAGCCTGAGCCTGCTGTGTGCTGAGCTGCGGGGCGGCGATGATGAGCCTTCGAAGAAGCGAGGCCGGCTGGAGAAGGGCACCTACGTGGGTCTGCAGCCCGCGTCTGTG GAGAAGGTTCGGTGCAAGAAGAGCAGCAGTCAGGGCGACCTGGCATCTGCTGTGGCCCACAAGGTGGCCCAGCTGAAGCCGAAGGTCAAGAGCAAGGGGCTGCCCACTGGCCTCAGCCCCTTCCGGCGGAAGGAGGCCACTTCAGGGGGTCGCATCCGGAAGAAGCTGTCACGAGCCAAGAATGCCAAGGCATCTGGGGCGGCCCGGCACCCACAGCCGGATGGCGGCATTGGCGGCAGGGAGGCACCTAAGTTCCCAGCCCAGCCGGCGGTGGCCGCAGCTCGTGAGGCAG ACAGCGGCTCGGACAGTGAAAACTGTGATGGTCTGCTGGAGACAGAAGAACCCCCCAAGGAGCCCGGGTTGGTGCTACACGCTGGGGCCCGCATGGCCGTGCTGGGGCCCTCGCCCTCCTCCGTGGTCAAGATGGAGGCCAACCAGAAGGccaagaagaagaaggagaggcAGAGCTTGCTAG GGGCCTGCCGCCTGTCCAGCCCCGAGAGTGAGGTCAAGGTCAAGCGGAGGACAGTGAAGACCAAGGTGGGCAGCAAGCTGGAGCGGGCCCCGGGACGCAGGCCCCCAGGTGGGCCCGGCAAGAAGAGGCCCAAGGCCAAGGGTGGCCTGCGGGCAGAGCCGGGGGCTGCGCCTGGCAGGGAAGCCCTCTGCGGCCCCGCCCGGGCCTTCACCTGCCACGAGGAGGGCAGCAGGCTGGCCAGCGAGCGCCTCAAGAGAGCCACGCGCAAGAGCACCGTGCTCCAGCCGGGGCTGCGG CGGAAGAACGGGGCCCTGTCCATCGCCCTGTCGCCCCGCAACGCCAAGGCCATCCTGGGGAGGGGCCGGAAGGTGGGCAAGGTGAAAACCAAGGCCGTTGGCAAACAG GGCAAGGGCCGGGCGGTAAGTCGGCTGCTGGAGAGCTTTGCCGTGGAGGACGACTTTGAGTTTGAGGACAGCAGCTGCCTCTCGGAGgacgaggaagaggaggaggccaGTGGCCCCCTGAGCGCCGAGCAGAGCGCCGCCCTGG CACGCTCGTGCACCATTCATAAGGAGGACCTGCAGGACGGGCTGCCTGTGCTCATCCCCAAGGAGGACAGTCTGCTGTACGCAGGCAGCGTCAGGACCCTGCAGCCCCCCGACAT ctacAGCATCGTCATTGAGGGAGAGAGAGGCAACCGGCAAAGGATCTACTCTCTGGAGCAGCTGCTGCAGGAGGCG GTTCTGGATGTCCGACCACAGTCCAGCCGGTACCTCCCGCCTGGCACAAGGGTCTGTGCCTACTGGAGCCAGAAGTCCCGCTGCCTGTATCCAGGCAATGTAGTGCGAG GTGCCTCCAGTGATGAGGAAGAGGACCTGGACTCCGTGGTGGTGGAGTTTGATGATGGGGACACTGGCCACATCGCTGTCTCCAACATCAGGCTGTTGCCTCCGGACTTCAAGATCCAGT GCACGGAGCCCTCGCCAGCCCTGCTGGTGTCCAGCAGCTGCCGGAGGACCAAGAAATCTTCCTGTGAGGCGCCCCCGCCCAGTGAGGCCACTGCTCCCAGCCTGTCTCCTAAGGCTCATGACGGGTCCGAAGCCTCAAAGACCTCCGGGAAGAAATCCACAGGCAAAGACAAAGCTG GCAAAGCAGAGCTCCTGACCTCTGGTGCCAAGCCCCCCGCCGGTGCCTCAGACCACTTCTTGGGCCGCCGGGGCAGCCCCCTGCTGAGCTGGTCAGCGGTGGCGCAGACCAAGCGGAAGGCAGTGGCCGCAGCAGGCAGCAAGGGGCCGGGCATGCTGCAGAACCTCTTCCAGCTCAACGGCAGCGCCAAGAAGCTGCGGGCCCGCGAGGCCCTGTTCCCCATGCACAGTGTGGCGCCACCCGTGTTCGGCAACGGCTTCCGCGCTGACTCCTTCAGCAGCCTGGCCAGCTCCTACACGCCCTTCGTTGGCGGGGCTGGGCCTGGCCTGCCCGGGGGTGCCCACAAACTGTTGCGGGCCAAGAAGGCCGAGGCTGAGAagggcgggcggcggcgggcgggcaGCGAGTTCCTGGTCAAGCTGGACCACGAGGGCGTGACCTCCCCCAAGAGCAAGAACTGCAAGGCGCTACATGCTGGCGACAAGGACTCGGGACCCAGGCCAGGGaggcccctgcccagccccagctACGGGCACCCGGCCCTCATGGGCAAGGACAGGAAGGGGCGGGCGCCCGTCCACCCGCTGTCCATGGGGCTGGCGCTGCGCAAGTTCGCAGGCCAGGCTGAGTACCCGCTGCCCTGCGACAGCGACTGCCACAGCTCCTACTCAGATGAGGAGGAGGACGGGCCTGGCCTGGCACCCGGCGTGCCCTCCCGCTTCCTCGCCCGCCTGTCCGTGTCCTCCTCGTCCTCGGGTTcatccacctcctcctcctcgggctccctgtccacctccagcCTCTGCTCCTCGGATGACGAGGGCTCTTCCTACACCTCGGATGAGGAGGACCCCACCCTGCTGCTGCAGACATGCCTCACCCACCCAGTGCCCGCCCTCCTGGCCCAGCCTGAGGCCCTGCGCTCCAAGGGGGGCGGCCCTCACCCACATGCCCAGCGCTGCTTCCTGTCCAGGGCTGCCGTGGCCAGTGGGGGAGCGGGCGCGGGCCCCAGCGGCAACAGACCCCGGCTCAAGCGCAAGGAGGCCCTGAGCTTCTCCAAAGCCAAAGAGCTGTCCCGGAGGCAGCGGCTGCCCTCCGTGGAAAACCGGCCAAAGATTTCAGCCTTCCTGCCCGCCCGGCAGCTCTGGAAGTGGTCGGGGAACCCCACGCAG aggcgtGGCATGAAGGGGAAGGCCAGGAAGCTGTTCTACAAGGCTATCGTCCGGGGCAAGGAGACGCTTCGCATCGGGGACTGCGCGGTCTTCCTGTCGGCCGGGCGGCCCAACCTGCCCTACATCGGCCGCATCGAGAGCATGTGGGAGTCGTGGGGCAGCAACATGGTGGTGAAGGTCAAGTGGTTCTACCATCCGGAGGAGACCAAACTGGGGAAGCGGCAGAGCGACGGGAAG AACGCGCTATACCAGTCCTGCCATGAGGACGAGAACGACGTGCAGACCATCTCCCACAAGTGCCAGGTCGTAGGGCGCGAGCAGTATGAGCAGATGACACGGAGCCGCAAGTACCAGGACCGACGGGACCTCTACTACTTGGCGGGCACCTACGACCCCACCACGGGGCGCCTGGTGACAGCTGACGGCGTGCCCATTCTGTGCTGA